From Streptomyces sp. Edi4, one genomic window encodes:
- a CDS encoding AMP-binding protein, which produces MDAAVEAALHGRFLRGLDLAPRNDAVRVGDGSITYEQAHERALVWAGGLLRAARKPPGTVAVLAAKGIDAYVGILAALYAGATVVPLQPGFPTARTRRMVRAARVGAVIADGAGWAQLPELMAPGPDGELPFEAAGPAGTLPVLAPASGSRTHPGVERIVPDAAGALSAPRAVRAADAAYVLFTSGSTGRPKGVPISHGSAAHYFGLQDERYDFTPHDVFSQTFDLNFDCAMFDLFCAWGAGATALWAPPGAYRAMPAFVAENRMTVWFSTPSAIPLVRRLGGLAPGALRGLRWSFFAGEALTCQDAADWQAAAPHSTLENLYGPTELTITIAAHRWEPERSARIAVNGVVPIGQVNGGHDHLLLGSGGEVAATEGELCVSGPQMTRGYLDRADDAGRFLEHEGRTWYRTGDRVRRIGDGVTPGGELAYLGRLDSQVQIAGWRVELPEIDHALRGCEGVTEAVTLDVAGPSGTELAVFYTGRDVPAATFARQLREVLPQGMTPRHYWRLDEFPLNSNRKTDRGALRARAEERLATAPAPRTRTHDAPARPARTTSTPTT; this is translated from the coding sequence GTGGACGCAGCCGTCGAAGCGGCGCTGCACGGGCGTTTTCTGCGCGGGCTCGACCTGGCGCCGCGCAATGACGCGGTCCGGGTCGGGGACGGCTCGATCACCTATGAGCAGGCACACGAGCGGGCGCTGGTGTGGGCGGGCGGGCTGCTGCGCGCGGCGCGCAAGCCGCCCGGCACCGTGGCGGTGCTCGCGGCCAAGGGCATCGACGCGTACGTCGGCATCCTCGCCGCGCTGTACGCGGGTGCCACCGTCGTGCCGCTGCAACCCGGCTTCCCCACGGCGCGCACCCGGCGCATGGTGCGGGCCGCGCGGGTGGGCGCCGTCATCGCCGACGGCGCGGGGTGGGCGCAACTGCCGGAGCTGATGGCGCCCGGCCCGGACGGCGAGCTGCCCTTCGAGGCGGCGGGGCCGGCGGGGACGCTGCCCGTGCTCGCCCCGGCGTCGGGTTCCCGCACGCACCCCGGTGTCGAACGGATCGTGCCGGATGCGGCCGGCGCCCTCAGCGCGCCGCGGGCGGTCCGTGCGGCCGACGCGGCATATGTGCTGTTCACTTCCGGTTCCACGGGCCGCCCCAAGGGCGTGCCCATCAGCCACGGGAGCGCCGCGCACTACTTCGGGCTCCAGGACGAGCGCTACGACTTCACACCGCACGACGTCTTCTCGCAGACCTTCGACCTCAACTTCGACTGTGCGATGTTCGACCTGTTCTGTGCCTGGGGCGCGGGGGCGACCGCGCTCTGGGCGCCGCCCGGCGCGTACCGCGCGATGCCTGCGTTCGTGGCGGAGAACCGGATGACGGTGTGGTTCTCCACGCCGAGCGCGATCCCACTGGTGCGCAGGCTCGGCGGTCTGGCTCCCGGCGCGCTGCGCGGACTTCGCTGGAGCTTCTTCGCCGGTGAGGCGCTTACCTGCCAGGACGCCGCCGACTGGCAGGCGGCCGCGCCGCACTCGACGCTGGAGAACCTGTACGGCCCGACCGAGCTGACCATCACGATCGCCGCACACCGCTGGGAGCCGGAGCGTTCGGCGAGGATCGCGGTCAACGGCGTGGTACCGATCGGCCAGGTCAACGGCGGCCACGATCATCTGCTGCTCGGCTCTGGCGGTGAAGTCGCAGCCACCGAGGGTGAGTTGTGCGTGTCCGGGCCACAGATGACGCGCGGCTATCTGGACCGCGCCGACGACGCCGGGCGCTTCCTCGAACACGAGGGCCGCACCTGGTACCGCACCGGCGACCGCGTGCGGCGCATCGGCGACGGTGTCACCCCGGGCGGTGAACTGGCGTACCTGGGGCGGCTCGACTCCCAGGTGCAGATCGCCGGCTGGCGCGTGGAGCTCCCCGAGATCGACCACGCGCTGCGCGGCTGCGAAGGCGTCACTGAAGCCGTGACCCTGGATGTGGCCGGCCCCTCGGGCACCGAACTGGCCGTCTTCTACACCGGCCGCGACGTGCCGGCCGCCACCTTCGCCCGGCAGCTGCGGGAGGTCCTGCCGCAGGGCATGACGCCCAGGCACTACTGGCGGCTCGACGAATTCCCCCTCAACTCCAACCGCAAGACCGACCGCGGGGCGCTGCGGGCCCGCGCCGAGGAACGGCTGGCGACGGCGCCCGCCCCTCGGACCCGTACGCATGACGCGCCGGCCCGCCCGGCCCGCACCACCAGCACGCCGACGACCTGA
- a CDS encoding phosphopantetheine-binding protein, with protein sequence MWDQTFEDLLRGFLPFLGADEALAEDTNLRDLGLDSLGIVELLAALEQTYDVRFQDDALGQETFQSPGVLWKVLSGLVQEQAA encoded by the coding sequence ATGTGGGACCAGACGTTCGAGGACCTGCTGCGCGGGTTCCTGCCGTTCCTCGGCGCCGACGAAGCGCTCGCCGAGGACACCAACCTGCGTGACCTGGGCCTCGACTCGCTCGGCATCGTCGAGCTGTTGGCGGCCCTTGAGCAGACGTACGACGTGCGCTTCCAGGACGACGCCCTGGGCCAGGAGACGTTCCAGAGCCCCGGCGTGCTGTGGAAGGTCCTGTCCGGCCTCGTCCAGGAGCAGGCCGCCTGA
- a CDS encoding methylaspartate mutase produces MADGPVPGPGAPEALTPEASAAGRAGAGAPAGGRLVHVSAPAAPATAAPDAPVGDFGAFVRRAHRAGRLVVQPRMGFGDPGAMREGLLATRSADATTVGTLTLDSYTRIGDLAAIDTALSEGIGLNGFPIVSYDVETTRAVLRGLHDDDFPVQVRHGSAVPFDIFAALMRAGLSATEGGPVSYCLPYGRTPLDESMRNWERSTALFARLAEWGASPHIETFGGCMLGQLCPPSMLVAVSVLEALFFHRLGIGDVSVSYAQQTSGAQDVEAVRALRRLCAELLPDADWHVVIYAYMGVYPTTPEGCYRLLGEAAELAVTTGSERLIVKTVAESRRIPTIEENVTALEHADRVARAARRAAPGRITGSTAHPAPQDDARDSQTYAEARSLVDAVLNSHPDLGQALLLAFKCGYLDIPYCLHPDNAGRSRSYIDGDGWLRWADTGSLPIAHLVGGRRSRPVTSSDLIQALSHVQRSYDQPFLYGSRPLS; encoded by the coding sequence ATGGCCGATGGGCCCGTGCCCGGCCCGGGCGCGCCCGAAGCTTTGACGCCCGAAGCTTCGGCGGCCGGCCGCGCGGGCGCCGGCGCCCCGGCGGGCGGCCGGCTCGTGCACGTGTCCGCACCGGCCGCGCCCGCCACCGCCGCACCGGATGCCCCGGTCGGCGACTTCGGCGCGTTCGTCCGTCGCGCGCACCGGGCCGGCCGGCTCGTCGTGCAGCCCCGGATGGGCTTCGGTGATCCCGGAGCCATGCGCGAGGGCCTGCTGGCCACCCGCAGCGCCGACGCCACCACCGTCGGGACGCTCACCCTGGACAGTTACACCCGTATCGGGGATCTCGCGGCGATCGACACCGCGCTGAGCGAGGGCATCGGCCTCAACGGCTTCCCCATCGTCAGCTACGACGTCGAGACCACCCGCGCGGTGCTGCGGGGCCTGCACGACGACGATTTTCCCGTGCAGGTCCGGCACGGCTCCGCCGTCCCCTTCGACATTTTCGCCGCTCTGATGCGGGCCGGGCTCAGCGCCACCGAGGGCGGCCCCGTCTCCTACTGCCTGCCGTACGGGCGTACCCCGCTGGACGAGTCGATGCGCAACTGGGAACGCAGCACCGCCCTGTTCGCACGGCTCGCCGAATGGGGCGCGAGCCCCCACATCGAGACCTTCGGCGGCTGCATGCTGGGCCAGCTGTGCCCGCCGAGCATGCTGGTCGCGGTGAGCGTCCTGGAGGCGCTGTTCTTCCACCGGCTCGGGATCGGCGACGTGTCGGTGAGCTACGCCCAGCAGACCAGCGGTGCCCAGGACGTCGAGGCGGTGCGCGCGCTGCGCAGGCTGTGCGCCGAGCTGCTGCCCGACGCCGACTGGCACGTGGTCATCTACGCCTACATGGGCGTCTACCCCACGACCCCCGAAGGCTGCTACCGGCTGCTCGGGGAGGCCGCCGAACTCGCGGTCACGACCGGCTCGGAGCGTCTGATCGTCAAGACCGTCGCCGAATCCCGCCGCATCCCCACCATCGAGGAGAACGTCACCGCGCTGGAGCACGCCGACCGGGTGGCGCGGGCGGCCCGGCGCGCGGCGCCCGGCCGGATCACGGGGTCCACGGCGCACCCGGCGCCACAGGACGACGCGCGCGATTCGCAGACGTACGCCGAAGCGCGTTCGCTCGTCGACGCGGTGCTCAACAGCCACCCGGACCTCGGCCAGGCCCTGCTGCTCGCGTTCAAGTGCGGCTACCTCGACATTCCCTACTGTCTCCACCCGGACAACGCCGGTCGCAGCCGCAGTTACATCGACGGCGACGGCTGGCTGCGCTGGGCCGACACCGGGTCGCTGCCCATCGCCCATCTCGTGGGCGGCCGCCGTTCCCGTCCCGTCACCTCCTCCGACCTGATTCAGGCGCTTTCGCATGTGCAGCGCAGCTATGACCAGCCGTTCCTGTACGGAAGCCGGCCGCTGTCCTGA
- a CDS encoding type III PLP-dependent enzyme: MTRYTELAERYGTPLYVYDLDRVAAARKDLLDALPEPFTLFSAVKANPHPEVLRALGAGDGRVCRAEISSLGELAAAVEAGFDPAQILYTGPGKTDGELVDAIGAGVRLFSVESLSDLEHVGAAAALHGVVADCLLRINSASASATTSIRMTGTPSQFGIDAETLGEVLPRLRAVPSTRIAGAHFFPLSNAKDEDSLVGEFRHTLSVAADLEREHGLPLRFIDIGGGFAAPYAVPGERPVYEKLRERLETTLDELFPEWRQGTPHFACESGRYLVGDSGVLLTRVVNIKESRGRTFVILDAGINTFGGMSGLGRLLPVAVQPEGSEQAAQIADGTGLRASLVGPLCTPGDVLGRQVDLPDLSVGDILTIPNAGAYGPTASLLMFLGRPAPAEVLVRGGEVVCASRIEHSRTPLSAETPRAGSATAGGGQA; the protein is encoded by the coding sequence GTGACGCGCTACACCGAACTGGCCGAGCGGTACGGCACTCCGCTGTACGTGTACGACCTGGACCGGGTCGCCGCGGCGCGCAAGGACCTGCTCGACGCACTGCCCGAGCCGTTCACCCTGTTCAGCGCGGTCAAGGCCAACCCGCACCCGGAGGTGCTGCGCGCCCTGGGCGCCGGCGACGGCCGGGTGTGCCGGGCGGAGATCAGTTCGCTGGGCGAGTTGGCGGCCGCCGTGGAGGCCGGGTTCGACCCCGCACAGATCCTGTACACCGGTCCCGGCAAGACCGACGGTGAGCTGGTCGACGCCATCGGCGCGGGGGTGCGGCTGTTCTCCGTGGAGTCCCTGAGCGACCTGGAGCACGTGGGCGCCGCCGCCGCCCTCCACGGCGTGGTGGCCGACTGTCTGCTGCGTATCAACAGCGCGTCGGCCAGTGCCACCACCAGCATCCGCATGACCGGCACGCCCTCGCAGTTCGGCATCGACGCCGAGACCCTTGGTGAAGTGCTGCCCCGGCTGCGCGCGGTGCCCTCCACGCGGATCGCGGGGGCGCACTTCTTCCCGCTCAGCAACGCCAAGGACGAGGACAGCCTGGTCGGCGAGTTCCGGCACACCCTGTCGGTCGCGGCCGATCTGGAGCGGGAACACGGCCTGCCGCTGCGCTTCATCGACATCGGCGGCGGGTTCGCCGCGCCGTACGCCGTGCCCGGTGAGCGCCCGGTGTACGAGAAGCTGCGCGAGCGCCTTGAGACCACCCTTGACGAGCTGTTCCCCGAGTGGCGCCAGGGCACCCCGCACTTCGCGTGCGAGTCCGGCCGCTATCTGGTGGGCGACAGCGGGGTGCTCCTGACCCGGGTGGTCAACATCAAGGAGAGCCGGGGCCGTACGTTCGTCATCCTGGACGCCGGCATCAACACCTTCGGCGGGATGTCGGGCCTCGGCCGCCTGCTGCCGGTCGCCGTCCAGCCCGAGGGGTCCGAACAGGCGGCGCAGATCGCGGACGGGACGGGGCTTCGCGCCAGTCTGGTGGGGCCGCTGTGCACGCCGGGCGATGTGCTCGGCCGGCAGGTGGATCTGCCGGACCTCAGTGTCGGCGACATCCTGACCATCCCCAACGCCGGGGCGTACGGCCCGACCGCGAGCCTGCTGATGTTCCTCGGCCGGCCCGCGCCCGCCGAGGTGCTGGTGCGCGGCGGCGAAGTGGTCTGCGCGTCCCGCATCGAGCACAGCCGGACCCCGCTGAGCGCCGAAACCCCGCGCGCCGGCTCGGCGACGGCCGGTGGAGGGCAGGCATGA
- a CDS encoding methylaspartate mutase produces the protein MTGPARELTEHADADGARPVALDTTGPRPTVLVSGVASDSHTWNLVFLQLLIEELGYDVVNLGPCVPDDLLVRECLERAPAMLVLSSVNGHGHQDGLRVIKKVRGESALADLPAVIGGKLGITGGEGGGHAAELVAAGFNSVFEDDAREIASFKHFVQGIPQRALS, from the coding sequence ATGACGGGACCCGCGCGGGAGCTGACGGAGCACGCCGACGCGGACGGCGCGCGCCCGGTCGCCCTGGACACGACCGGGCCCCGCCCGACGGTCCTGGTCAGCGGGGTGGCCTCCGACTCGCACACCTGGAACCTGGTGTTCCTCCAGCTCCTGATCGAGGAGCTGGGGTACGACGTGGTGAACCTCGGCCCGTGCGTCCCCGACGATCTGCTGGTACGGGAGTGCCTGGAGCGCGCGCCCGCGATGCTCGTCCTGAGCAGCGTCAACGGCCACGGCCACCAGGACGGACTGCGCGTCATCAAGAAGGTGCGCGGCGAAAGCGCGCTCGCGGACCTGCCGGCCGTGATCGGCGGCAAGCTCGGCATCACGGGCGGCGAGGGCGGAGGCCACGCGGCGGAACTGGTCGCCGCGGGCTTCAACAGCGTCTTCGAGGACGACGCCCGCGAAATCGCCTCCTTCAAGCACTTCGTTCAAGGCATACCGCAGAGAGCGCTGTCGTGA
- a CDS encoding AMP-binding protein has translation MPGHSHGSLVHTLLDEAVASTPSSAAVSDAEGQWSYARLDEYSRAFADWLEARGIAPGDRLVVQLPTNRELVALFYGASRRGVVFVPLNPNMKAFHLRSVLENAEPALVISTESQYETLRDVTTAPVHAFGGVWSEVEKTADRGPRPQALVDVAPDQPAVLVYTSGSTAAPKAVICPHAQMTFATRSMVEVLGYRADDVVFCRFPMSWDYGLYKVLMCAVGRSEIVLADGESDLRLLSAIRDCGATVVPIVPSLATMIATLAQRSDNPAPRVRMFTNTGAALPQPTIETLRAAFPGVRVVRQFGQTECKRVSIMPPGQDRERPDSVGLPLPGTRVLILGEDGEPVPTGESGEIVVAGPHVMPGYWRNPEVSARTFRRHEATGELHLHTGDYGFLDEDGYLYFQGRRDDMFKRKGIRMSSIEIEAAALDIPGVRQAAVLPPSERHDLALFVESDLAPHAILRELSRRLEQQKVPATCRVLSDFPLTLHGKNEKKQLAELLDGSDQ, from the coding sequence GTGCCCGGCCACAGTCATGGCAGTCTTGTCCACACCCTGCTGGACGAGGCCGTGGCGTCCACGCCCTCGTCGGCGGCGGTCAGCGACGCCGAGGGCCAGTGGAGCTATGCCCGCCTCGACGAGTACAGCCGCGCCTTCGCCGACTGGCTCGAGGCGCGGGGCATCGCTCCCGGCGACCGGCTGGTCGTACAACTGCCCACCAACCGGGAGCTGGTCGCGCTGTTCTACGGCGCGTCCCGGCGCGGAGTCGTCTTCGTGCCGCTCAACCCGAACATGAAGGCCTTCCACCTGCGTTCGGTACTGGAGAACGCCGAGCCCGCGCTCGTCATCAGCACCGAGTCGCAGTACGAGACGCTGCGGGACGTGACCACCGCCCCCGTGCACGCGTTCGGCGGCGTGTGGAGCGAGGTGGAGAAGACCGCCGACCGCGGGCCGCGCCCGCAGGCCCTGGTCGACGTGGCCCCCGACCAGCCCGCGGTCCTCGTCTACACCTCGGGCAGCACGGCCGCCCCCAAGGCGGTCATCTGCCCGCACGCGCAGATGACGTTCGCCACCCGCTCCATGGTGGAGGTCCTGGGCTACCGCGCGGACGACGTGGTCTTCTGCCGCTTCCCGATGTCCTGGGACTACGGCCTGTACAAGGTGTTGATGTGCGCGGTGGGGCGCAGCGAGATCGTGCTGGCCGACGGCGAGTCGGATCTGCGGCTGCTGAGCGCCATCCGGGACTGCGGCGCGACCGTCGTCCCGATCGTGCCCTCGCTCGCCACCATGATCGCCACCCTGGCGCAGCGGTCCGACAACCCCGCGCCCCGGGTGCGGATGTTCACCAACACCGGCGCCGCGCTGCCCCAGCCGACCATCGAGACGCTGCGCGCGGCCTTCCCCGGGGTGCGTGTGGTGCGGCAGTTCGGCCAGACCGAGTGCAAGCGCGTCTCCATCATGCCGCCCGGCCAGGACCGAGAGCGGCCCGACTCCGTCGGTCTGCCGCTGCCCGGCACGCGGGTCCTCATCCTCGGTGAGGACGGCGAGCCCGTACCCACCGGTGAGTCCGGTGAGATCGTCGTGGCGGGCCCGCACGTGATGCCCGGCTACTGGCGCAACCCCGAGGTGAGCGCCCGCACCTTCCGCCGCCACGAGGCGACCGGTGAGCTGCACCTGCACACGGGGGACTACGGCTTCCTGGACGAGGACGGTTATCTGTACTTCCAGGGCCGGCGCGACGACATGTTCAAGCGCAAGGGCATCCGGATGAGCAGCATCGAGATCGAGGCCGCCGCCCTGGACATCCCCGGGGTGCGCCAGGCCGCGGTGCTGCCGCCGTCGGAGCGGCACGACCTGGCGCTGTTCGTCGAGTCCGATCTGGCGCCGCACGCGATCCTGCGCGAACTGTCGCGCCGGCTCGAACAGCAGAAGGTCCCCGCGACCTGTCGGGTGCTCAGCGACTTCCCCCTCACCCTGCACGGCAAGAACGAGAAGAAGCAGCTCGCCGAGCTGCTCGACGGGAGCGACCAGTGA